A single Carnobacterium inhibens subsp. inhibens DSM 13024 DNA region contains:
- a CDS encoding N(5)-(carboxyethyl)ornithine synthase: MIHEPLKTIGFVNSHKVGEKRIALLPRDIIGIQHREALFFEEGYGSDLNISDTEYAALGCQVVPRDVALEQDIICDPKIGDSTFIKNLHTGQTLFGWVHAVQSKETTDTLIANQLSAYAWEDMYEDNRHSYWRNNELAGEAAVMHAYQLNGVMPYDTKVAILGRGNTARGAQRILIGLGAEVRVYNRNQEKLFQKEMTEFDVIVNAILWDTSRTDHLIYQTDLKRFKPGTLLIDVSCDENGAIETTIPTTLEDPTYEINGVIHYAVDHTPTIFYRSTSSAISRETVKYIDDLVESRPNAILENALIFEHGQVIDERINQFQHRSTDDSSIETNESDRTSMT, translated from the coding sequence ATGATACACGAACCACTTAAAACTATTGGATTTGTCAACAGTCACAAAGTTGGTGAAAAACGAATTGCTTTACTTCCTAGAGACATTATAGGGATACAACATCGAGAAGCTTTATTTTTTGAAGAAGGTTATGGAAGCGATTTAAACATTTCTGATACTGAATATGCTGCTTTAGGTTGTCAGGTTGTTCCTAGAGACGTTGCTTTAGAGCAAGATATCATTTGTGATCCTAAAATTGGAGACTCTACTTTTATCAAAAACCTTCATACAGGACAAACTTTATTTGGATGGGTTCATGCTGTCCAAAGCAAAGAAACCACTGATACACTGATTGCAAATCAACTTTCTGCTTATGCTTGGGAAGATATGTATGAAGACAATCGACATTCTTATTGGCGCAATAATGAATTAGCTGGAGAAGCTGCTGTCATGCATGCTTATCAACTAAACGGAGTTATGCCTTATGATACAAAAGTTGCTATTTTAGGACGCGGCAACACAGCACGCGGTGCCCAACGTATTTTAATCGGATTAGGTGCAGAAGTTAGAGTCTATAACCGCAATCAAGAGAAACTATTCCAAAAAGAAATGACTGAATTTGATGTGATCGTCAATGCGATCTTATGGGATACTTCCCGTACCGATCACCTGATCTACCAAACAGATTTAAAACGGTTTAAACCCGGTACACTGCTGATTGACGTTAGTTGTGATGAAAATGGTGCCATCGAAACGACTATTCCTACTACTTTAGAAGATCCAACCTATGAAATCAACGGCGTTATCCATTACGCAGTCGATCATACACCAACTATTTTTTACCGTTCGACTTCAAGTGCCATTTCTAGAGAAACCGTTAAATATATTGATGACTTAGTTGAAAGTCGCCCCAACGCTATTTTAGAAAACGCTTTAATTTTTGAGCACGGACAAGTTATAGATGAACGAATCAATCAATTTCAGCATAGGTCTACAGATGATTCGTCAATAGAAACTAACGAATCAGATCGGACTTCAATGACTTAA
- a CDS encoding ABC transporter ATP-binding protein produces MTTIVAVHHLEKNYGKKEVLKNFSLTIQKGEVYVLLGRNGAGKSTLFKILTGLSRASNGSITILNEDKDLEKVKIKIGSNINEPVFYEHLSAMENLKIHCDYMGSSKKRIPEWLKVVGLAVDNDRPVKEYSLGMRQRLVLARCLVHDPELIIIDEPLNGLDPRGIKQFRELIEELSLLGKTIIMSSHILTEVESVATRIGVIFDGELVLDERKLDLVATHQDGLEDFLISKMEGEY; encoded by the coding sequence ATGACAACTATTGTTGCTGTTCATCATTTGGAAAAGAATTATGGAAAAAAAGAGGTTTTGAAGAATTTTAGTTTGACCATTCAAAAAGGAGAAGTCTATGTGTTGCTTGGAAGAAATGGTGCTGGAAAATCAACACTATTTAAAATTTTAACAGGATTATCAAGAGCATCAAATGGATCTATCACTATTTTAAATGAAGACAAGGATCTAGAAAAAGTAAAAATTAAAATAGGATCGAACATTAATGAGCCGGTCTTTTATGAACATTTAAGTGCCATGGAAAATTTAAAAATTCACTGTGACTATATGGGATCTTCTAAAAAACGCATCCCCGAGTGGCTTAAAGTTGTCGGATTGGCAGTAGATAATGATCGACCTGTCAAAGAATACTCATTAGGTATGCGCCAAAGACTTGTTTTGGCAAGGTGTCTCGTTCATGATCCTGAGTTGATAATCATAGATGAACCACTAAACGGCCTCGACCCTAGAGGCATCAAACAATTTCGTGAACTGATTGAAGAACTTTCTTTGTTAGGCAAAACGATTATCATGTCGAGCCACATCTTAACAGAAGTGGAATCTGTCGCTACTCGAATTGGTGTGATTTTTGATGGAGAACTTGTTTTAGATGAGCGAAAGCTTGACTTGGTTGCAACACACCAAGATGGATTAGAAGACTTCTTAATCAGCAAAATGGAAGGGGAATATTAA
- a CDS encoding HEAT repeat domain-containing protein has protein sequence MTITQTEPSNIEELKTKANTKDNWKIRLEAVTELANYDCQKSRYILTKLASNDRVFAVKEAAFNAAQAMGITKKGLPLELKRKDIRYSSKDFAKVFNRVKRDTQMAEFDLAVFKKQFQIVSPEMYDVMQYEEQENFDLWITSSYANLR, from the coding sequence ATGACTATTACCCAAACAGAACCATCTAATATTGAGGAATTAAAAACTAAAGCAAATACAAAAGACAATTGGAAAATCAGACTCGAAGCCGTTACTGAATTAGCAAACTATGACTGTCAAAAATCAAGATATATCTTAACAAAACTTGCATCAAATGACCGTGTTTTCGCAGTAAAAGAAGCTGCTTTCAACGCTGCACAAGCGATGGGAATCACAAAAAAAGGCTTGCCTTTAGAATTAAAACGAAAAGATATTAGATACAGCAGCAAAGACTTTGCTAAAGTTTTTAATCGCGTTAAACGTGATACACAAATGGCAGAATTTGATTTGGCTGTTTTCAAAAAACAATTCCAAATCGTCAGCCCTGAAATGTATGATGTTATGCAATACGAAGAACAAGAAAATTTCGATTTATGGATCACGTCTTCTTATGCAAATTTACGTTAG
- a CDS encoding PTS sugar transporter subunit IIC: MDKTRRDIIFEKFGLIATKLGNQIHLRTLRDAFATFMPFMMLAGFVTLINYVILEPTGFMGKIVDPDTLTTIQQIGESIANGTLSITTLLIVAAVSYHMCVSRDYSNHIAAVLVSISTFVVLTPMATMFTPENASEAIEVTGIIPVSHTGASGMFVGIFVGLLATELFIKLSNNEKLQIKLSGNIPPAVLKSFNVLIPIIITVTSFAIISFAINQLFNMDVNALITTIITGPLSKITTGLPGFLLITSVANLFFGFGIHQAVISGPLLDPFLIQNMQENMAAYANKEEIPHIINMAFKDTFAVMGGSGNTIALLIAIFIFSRRKDYKDFAKLSVAPAIFNISEPIIFGLPIVFNISLIIPFVLAPIFSLTIAYFATAAGWINHVVVQIPWTTPPVISGFLATGGDWRAALLQVLIIAASVFIYLPFLRVDEKVTASMSNE, encoded by the coding sequence TTGGTAATCAAATTCATTTACGTACTTTGCGAGATGCATTCGCAACTTTCATGCCATTCATGATGTTAGCTGGGTTTGTGACATTAATTAATTATGTTATTTTAGAACCTACAGGATTTATGGGTAAAATAGTTGATCCAGATACACTGACTACTATCCAGCAAATTGGTGAATCAATTGCAAATGGGACATTAAGTATTACTACGTTATTAATCGTTGCAGCAGTTTCTTATCATATGTGTGTTAGTAGAGACTATAGCAATCATATTGCAGCTGTACTTGTATCAATTTCAACATTCGTTGTATTAACTCCGATGGCAACCATGTTTACACCAGAAAATGCAAGTGAAGCTATCGAAGTTACAGGTATTATTCCAGTTTCTCATACAGGAGCTTCAGGGATGTTTGTTGGAATTTTTGTTGGATTATTAGCAACGGAATTATTTATTAAATTATCAAATAACGAAAAATTACAAATTAAGCTATCAGGGAATATTCCTCCGGCAGTTTTAAAGTCGTTTAATGTTTTAATTCCAATTATTATAACCGTTACCTCATTTGCAATTATTTCTTTTGCAATCAATCAGTTATTTAATATGGATGTAAATGCTTTAATTACAACGATTATCACGGGTCCATTGAGTAAAATCACTACAGGATTACCAGGGTTCCTGTTAATCACTTCTGTGGCAAATTTATTCTTTGGCTTTGGTATTCATCAAGCAGTTATCTCAGGTCCTCTTCTTGATCCGTTCTTGATTCAAAATATGCAAGAAAATATGGCTGCATATGCAAATAAAGAAGAAATTCCACATATCATCAATATGGCGTTCAAAGATACTTTTGCCGTTATGGGCGGGTCAGGAAATACTATTGCATTATTAATTGCAATCTTTATATTTAGCCGTCGTAAAGACTATAAAGATTTTGCCAAACTATCTGTTGCGCCTGCAATTTTTAATATTAGTGAGCCAATTATCTTTGGACTTCCAATTGTTTTTAATATCAGTTTAATTATTCCATTTGTACTAGCTCCTATTTTCTCATTAACTATTGCTTATTTTGCTACAGCAGCCGGATGGATCAATCATGTTGTTGTTCAAATTCCATGGACTACACCACCAGTAATTTCTGGATTCTTAGCAACTGGTGGGGATTGGCGGGCAGCACTATTACAAGTATTGATTATTGCAGCAAGTGTATTTATATACTTACCGTTCCTGCGTGTCGATGAAAAAGTTACAGCAAGTATGTCAAACGAATAG
- a CDS encoding TetR/AcrR family transcriptional regulator gives MARNKYPEETRKKILDVAEKLFLEKGYDGTSIQDIVDGLGNMTKGVIYHHFKSKFAILETIMDEADEQPILEQLRGRNGLEKLQNVLKDSFKSYRRQSIGYAVAVALRSPRILGEQYLQVFQELVPEMKKIVDEGVMDGSIQTEYPEEITELLMLTINLWIGIQLSLLSEEELRRKILFIQQMFNGLGVPLLTDEIVQDAFTLFTVLKKNSD, from the coding sequence TTGGCAAGAAATAAATACCCTGAAGAAACAAGAAAGAAAATATTGGATGTGGCGGAAAAGTTATTTTTAGAAAAGGGTTATGATGGAACTTCTATTCAAGATATCGTTGATGGATTAGGAAATATGACAAAAGGGGTCATTTATCACCACTTTAAATCAAAATTTGCTATTTTAGAAACGATAATGGATGAAGCTGATGAACAACCTATTCTTGAACAACTCAGGGGAAGAAATGGATTAGAAAAATTACAAAATGTTTTAAAGGATTCTTTTAAATCTTATCGAAGACAATCAATCGGTTATGCTGTTGCTGTTGCTTTGAGGAGTCCTAGAATATTAGGAGAACAATATTTACAAGTCTTCCAAGAACTGGTTCCAGAAATGAAAAAAATCGTTGATGAAGGAGTCATGGATGGGTCAATTCAAACAGAGTATCCAGAAGAGATTACGGAATTGCTTATGCTAACGATTAATTTATGGATCGGAATTCAACTGAGTCTTTTGTCAGAAGAGGAATTGCGCCGGAAAATTTTGTTCATTCAACAAATGTTTAATGGATTAGGTGTTCCTTTATTAACAGATGAAATTGTTCAAGATGCTTTTACATTGTTTACTGTTTTAAAAAAAAATAGCGATTAA